TCCTTAGCCTTTTGAATGATCATCCTAAGCCTAGGATTCCCTTTAGGGTCAGGGCCACCAGCTTTCACTGCTGTGATCAGCTCCTTTATGATACGAGAAAAAATCTTACCTTTTTTATGATCGGCTCTTTCCTTCCTATATTTAGTATTAGCCCACTTACTATGTCCTGCCATTACCTACCTAGCTCATTAATAATATGTGTTGGTGTTGCTTCTCCCAAGCTACTGCTTCTTGATATTTCTTAAATAACTTTTCTCTTTCTCTAAACTCTACCGAATGAATGTTACGTCTACCAGAAATTCCTTTGTTAGCACCCACGACTCCATGAACCATTTCGTGATAGATGACAAATTCTAAAAAAAAAGAAGGAACTTCTTCCCGATCTAGAGAACGATGTATCCTTATCATCTTTTCTTCACAATGAAACGTCCCTAGTGTAATGGAATTACGTGTCTTCCCTAAAATTCGACCGAACCACCCAATACGAAACCGCAAATTCCCATCAAAATACTCTTCATTTACTCTCTGATATAACTCATCTAGATTATGAACCCTTCCAGGCGAAGTATCTAGAGGAATAGGCGCAGGATTGGAAAAAACATGTGCTTCTAACTGTTGCTTTATTTTTCTACAAAGTTTTTTCCCTTTAATGAAGTCTGCAATAATCTCTGCCATCCACAACGGAGCAGATAATAGCTTCTCCTGAAGAGAAAGTACTCGTCTACGAAAGCAAAAAGAAAACAAGGTGGAAACCCCCTTATGAGTGCGCACGCGAACAGGTTCTGTCACCAATGAACAAATCTTTCGAACAAACAATTCAGAGGATTTCATGAACCTACAAATCTCTCTCCATAGTTATTTTGGCCAAATATCCTTTTTCATCCTTGTAAAAACGCTTCTGTCTTCCGACTTCTTTAAATCCAAATCGTTCATACAAAGAAATGGCCCGATTTTCCGAGTAGACTTCCAAATAGAGGACCTCTAAATGAAACGTATTTTTAGCAAGATGGATAAGGTTATTTAGTAGCACAGTCCCTATCCCCTTACTTCTATAAGGTTCACCAACGATAATAGAAATCAATGCGTGATGAGCAACCTTGACGTAGGGATTCAAAACTAAAGTAGCAACACCCGCAACTTCTCCGTTCATAAGAGCAGTCAAGCTGCTTTTATAGCGGTAAAACCCGACCCAAAAATTTACTGCATCCCGAATTTCATTTTCTGTCTTGAGGGGGAATCCTCTTAAAATTTTAGGATCATTAAGCCATTTTTTCATGTACTCCCCATCTTCAGCAACGGTGTACCTAATGGTTAAACCTGGGATGCTAAGCCTGAAAGTTTCTTCTTTCATCACGCTATTCTCCAAACATTGTTAAGTATGCGTTTATAAAATCATCCAACAATTCGCCGTCCATCATAGCGCGAACATTTCCCACTTCATAACCAGTCCGAACATCTTTAACGAGCGTGTATGGCTGGAAAACGTAGTTCCGGATCTGAGATCCCCAAGCAATTTCTTTTTTGTCTTTCCTATCCAATGCTTGCTTTTCCATACGCTCCTGAAGTACTTTTCGGTACAACTTAGCTCGAAGCATTTTTATGCAACTTTCCCTATTTTGTAACTGACTCCTTTCATTTTGACAGGACACAACAATCCCCGAAGGAAGGTGAGTAATCCTCACAGCAGACTCTGTGACATTGACATGCTGACCTCCTGCACCAGAAGATCGGTAAGTATCTATACGCAAATCTGAGGGATTAATTTCTATTTCTATCTCCTCGTCAATTTCGGGGAAAACATCCACGGAAGCAAAACTTGTGTGTCTTTTAGCATTGCTATCGAAAGGAGATATACGCACTAATCTATGCACTCCCCTCTCGGCTTTTGCATATCCGTAAGCGAACGGGCCACAAATCTTCAGGGTGATATTCTTAATGCCCACAACTTCCCCGTCCAAGCGATCCAAGACTTCTGTACGCCATCCCTTGGAAGTAGCCCATCGATCGTACATACGCAACAACATCTCGGCCCAATCACAAGCCTCCGTACCCCCTGCTCCAGCATTAATGCTTAAGAAACAATTGTTAGCATCAGCTTCTCCTGAAAGTCTCTGCTTAGCTTCCAATTCTGTAAGTAACTTCCCGCAAACTTCAACCTCTACGAGCAGCTCATTGACGAGATCAGCGTCCTCCAACGAATCGGAATCTTCCAAAAAAAATTTGACCGAATCAAATCTTTTTTGGACCTCTTGGAATGAAGATAATCGACGTTTTTTCTCCGCCAATCCAGAAAGAACATCCTTAGCCCGATGCGGATTATCCCAGAAATTACTTTCTTGAGTTTCTAGTTCTCCCCGCTCTATGTCCTTAGCCATTCTCTCGGGGTCAAAGAGACCTCCCGACTGCATCCAGTCGTTGGCTCAAAACTTGCAACTGCTTAGAAAGTTTGTCATCCACAACCCTTACCCCAAGAAATTTACTATCACGTTAGGAGAGAGGGATTTTAGGAATAGGAATTAATAAAGTCAATCTACGAGGATTCAATATATTTTACTCTCGTGTAAAAGAAAAATTTCTTCCAAATTGCACCGAAATACCTCTAGAAATAAAATTATATCGACTTTTTGCTTTGACGATAAACCATGGCTAAAGATAAAAAGTTTGCGACGAAGGGCTAAGACCTTTCTTACATATTTACTAGGAGCGAAACCGATGAGTCAAAATAAGAACAGTGCTTTTATGCAACCTGTAAAAGTCAGCGCCGAACTAGCTGCAATTGTGGGTAACGGCCCTATGCCAAGGACGGATATCATAAAGAGGCTTTGGGAATACATAAAGAAGAACGGCCGCCAAGATCCAAAGAATAAAAGAAATATTTTGCCTGACGAAAAGTTAGCTAAAGTTTTCGGAACTTCGGCTGCTATCGATATGTTCGAGATGACAAAGCGTTTGTCCGTACATATTGTTAAATAAACGTCATTTCTAAAGATGTATTTGCAAGATAAGAGCAGTCTTGGTTTTTGAGTCTGCTCTTATGGTAATCCCTAAATGTTTTTAAAGTTCTTTTTCCCCACTGCTTCCGTTTGTTTAGGAGCGGCCTTTTGGGCTTCTCTTGTTGAGCCAAATCTTATTCAGGTGACTTCCAAAACGTGGAAGCTCCCTAGGAAATACTCTCAGCTAGATGGGCTCAGGGTCGTTCAAATCTCTGATTTACATTGTGGAGAAGAGGTCCCTCGAGGGTTTTTAAAGAAAGTTGGCAGCATAGTCCGAGGTCTACACCCAGATGTCGTCTTGTTCTCAGGGGATTTCCTGCGGAGAGGTCAGATCGAAGATCGTGATAAGCTTCTCGGCTTCTTATGCTCTTTGGAATCCAAGCTGGGAGCCTTCTGTGTTTTTGGGAACCATGACTATTCCAAATACATCTCAGGAACAGCAAAAGGCTTGATAGATATTATCGCTCCAGACAAGAGTCACGCTGTCCACAGAGCTCTCTCTTCCATATGGGGGTGCTTAAGAAACAGGCAGCAACCGTTGAAGTTTTCTCCAGAAACAGCTCATGTGCCTGTGCATAAAGAACTTTCTTCTTTGCTTAAAGAGACTCCTTTTACCCTGCTACATAATGAATCAGTATTTCTACCTATAGGACTAAATATTGTTGGATTAGGAGATTATTTTGCTCAAAGATGCTTACCCAAAGAGGCTTTCGCTAATTATAAAGAGGACTTCCCAGGGTTCATTCTCACTCACAACCCTGACAGTGCGTTACTACTACAAGATTATCCCGGGGAATGGGTTTTCTCCGGTCACACACATGGCCCTCAAATTTTCCCACCGTTCATCATGAAGAAATTTTTCCAAAGACTTTCTGGCTTGCAAAATATAGAATACTGCCGAGGAAAACACATCCTCCCCGACAGTAAAATTTTATATGTGAATCGTGGATTAGGCGGACTTAAACGAATTCGTTTCGGGTCAAAACCTGAAATTCTCTTCTTAGAATGCAAGCAATAACAACGTTAACAAAGCATGTCTCTCTGGTTCTTCTTGCCGGAGGCAAAGGATCTCGATTCAAAGCAGATATTCCTAAGCAGTTTGTACCACTTCAGGGGGAACCGCTTATTTTTCATTCCCTAAAGATATTTTTGACCATTCCCGAAATTGCAGAAATTATCGTTGTATGCCCACGCGAGTACCAAGAACTTTTTCACACTTTTCCTGTTCTTTTTGCTGACCCAGGCACAGAAAGGCAAGATTCGGTCCTCTCCGGCTTACAAAAAACGACTCACTCCCTCCTACTTATCCACGATGGAGCGCGTCCTCTTGTTTACCCTGACGAAGTAAAGGAACTCATCCTTACAGCACAAAATTGTGGTGCATCCACTCTCGTATCCCCCACTGAGTACACAATAAAAAGGCGGTGCAAAGTTAACGGAAAAGTCCAAACTCTTGATCGTTCAGAATTATTTGTGGCTCACACCCCTCAATGCCTTAAAAAAAATATTCTTTCTTCAGGAATACAAAAGGCAAAAATATTAAATAAAATTTTAACAGATGATGTTTCTGCTGCAGAACTACTTGGTCTCCCCGTGCACTTTGTACTAACTGAACGACCAAATATAAAAGTCACCCATTCTAAAGATCTTAAACTTATCGAGTCGATCTTATGACCGAGGCTAAACCAAAAATTTGCATCCGATTAGAATACGACGGTACACCATTTTGCGGCTGGCAGAAACAACCACGACAATGCTCTATCCAAGAATCCTTAGAAAAATCTTTGCTACAAATATCTAGAGAAAAAATCTCCGTAATCGGCTCTGGGAGAACTGATGCTGGGGTGCACGCTCGCGGTCAAGTTGCCCATTTCTCAAAAGGGAACGCCCCCATCTTTAACTCACCTTCTAAACTCCTATTAGCGCTAAACGCTATTCTTCCTAAAGAAATTTCTATAACATCAATTGCGGAAGCCCCAGCTTCTTTTCATGCTCGGTATAGTGCACAAAAAAAAGAATATCGCTACTACATTTCTTTCTTTAAAAAACCCCCTCCTTTACGTTACAATTTCGTTCATAACCTTCCCATTCAGCCCGATATTCAACTTATGCAAAAAGCTGCCTCCTACTTCTTAGGAAAACACGACTTCGCGGCGTTTGCCAACAGTGGTCGGACATATGCATCCACAGTACGCACCATTTACTTTTTATCCTTGAATTTCATTGATGAAGCTTTACTAGAAATACGTTGCCTGGGGAACGGATTTCTTTATAAAATGGTCCGAAACATAGTAGGCACTCTGATACACATAGGGCAGAAAAAGAGCCCCCCAGAACTTGTTTTGAAGCTTTTGTCTACGAAAGATAGAACACTAACCCCAGAAACAGCTCCAAGCAAAGGGCTCACACTATTCCAAGTTTTCTATTCCCCCGACCCTTTTCAAAAACTTTAACCTACTTCTTCTAAGGAACGTAGGTAGTAAAAATTCCCACTTTTTTTACCAAGAATAGTTTCATCTACTGGATTGTTTCTATTCACACAAACTATATCTGCATCTATATAGGAAAGTGCTTGAACCCCCTTAATAGAATCCTCAAAACCCACTACACGATCATTAGAAGATACATACCTGCTGTAGGCCAGTATATAAGAATCAGGGTGCGGCTTGGGATTGGAATAATCTTCTCTCACTACGCGAAAAGAAAGCTTTCGCAATACTGGGTGGTCTTTTGTTACCTTATCCACAAAATGACCTGAAGAATTTGTGACAAGTACGCTGATCTTTCCTTCAGCACTGATTCTTTCTATTAAATCCTTTGCTCCAGGCATTAATTGCGGTGGAGAAAGCGTAAGTAATTCTCGATAGATTTCGTCTTTTTTACAATAAATCTTATCCCAAAGAGAGTCTGCTTCTGGGAAAAGTTCTACAAGGTATTTTTTTAAAAAAAACCTACCCTTAGAAATAAGCTGATAATACAAAGAAAAGTCAGCTGAAAAAGAAAAATCAAACTCTGAACAGGCTTTCTGAAAAGCAGAAAAATGATGTGTCTCAGTATTTACTAACAAACCATCGAAATCAAATAGAAAAACCTGATAATTCTCCACCTTAATCTTCATAATCGAACCTCAAAAGCTTACCCAGTTGATTTGATTTTCATTCTCTCTAATATTGCCTCACCATCTTATTCGTTTGAAGATATTTTATGAGGCTAAACAAATGAAAAATTTTTAATAATTAAGGATAAAATCTGTGAGGACTCTTTGATTGATCATTTGCATAACATTGCTAGGCGAACTCTTTATTTTTCCTCTTTGCTAGTAGCCTTGTCTTCTCTATCAGGCTGCCAAAATCATTCCCATTTTAGAGGAGTTACTGTAGCCGAAAGAATTACCTCGCAAAAGGGCTCTGGAGTGATTTTTCATCCCGCCATCTACCCCATGCCACTCCCTCAATACACCTGGCAATCTCCTCACTCTCAAATAATTACCAAACATTCCTTCTACTGTAGGGGAGCTGATAGAATATCTGAACATCCTCCTTTCCAAGATTGCAAAGGTCTGTTCTCTCACGGACTCCCTATAAAAAACGGCAAAGAATTTATTAATCCCCAGCTTATTCGTTCGGTATCTATTATATTTCGCACCTTTTGTAAGGAACATACCATAACCATCGAAGAAGGGTATTCTTGCAAACGACACTTCTTATTCAAAAAATCCGTAGGAGATCCTTTACACCCTAAACACCTATCCGGAGACGCAGCTATCTTAACTATTCTTTCCTCCGATCCCGGTAGTGATAACTCCCCACTCTTCTTTATAGAAAAAATGCTTCCCGAGTTGAAAAAAATGTATCCAAAAAACTCCTCTACCGAACATGTATTCTCTTCTTCTCCCCGGCACATCAAGAATAAAGAAATTTCGCTTACCTTTGAGCCCTTGGTAAACGGAGTTAAAGTTTTTATAGAAACCTCCTATGGAGAAGACGCTGTACCCACTGTGTAAAACTTCTCGGCAATTTCCTTAAAAGACCTTGCCTTATATATTGCTAATCTCCTATCCTTGTAGACTCTTTGTGCCGGTGTGGCGGAATGGTAGACGCGGTAGACTCAAAATCTACTCTTAGCAATAAGGTGTTGGTTCGAGTCCGATCACCGGCAGTTTTTTTATCCCTTTACCCCTTTTGTCTCAATAACCTCTGTTTTGTTTCGTTTTTTCAAGTTGCGATAAAATAACAGGTAGTCTTTTCTAAGGGAAGACGATCTCTAGAAGTTCTTTGATACAATGGACGAAGAATCTCCACTATATCTTCTGAAGAAAAAGAAGGGATTCTTCTTAGCTGTATTAAAGCTTACAGAGGCTGAAAGTTCTCTTTCACTCTCAGACCTGGAACAATCTCTACGACAAAAAAGAATACTTCTTTCTTGCATCAAACGTGTCGACGAGGAATTAGAATCTTTCCAGAATTATCTCAAGGAAACCTCTTCTCCAAAAATTCACCAGGAGTTGATAGAGATCCGTCTGCTGATAGAAAAAGTTTTATCTTTGGATGAAACCCATTATACCCAAAGAAGGCAAAGCATTAACTTATGAACGATAATGTCCATTCTACAAAAATATGTTCTCGTTCTCATACACCTAAATCCTCTGACCTTGTTTCAGGAAGAAAAATTAGATCAGAATTAGACTCTATAATCTCCAGGTTAAAAAAATCTTCACGAGAAACAGAATATATTCTCTCGTCTATCCCTGATGGAATTTTCCTAATCTCCGAGAACGGAGCTATAACCGTATGTAATACAGAAGCAAAAACAATCCTTGGATTTCCAGAAAACTACCCCCTATTACATCAATCTTTCTTCGATATTTTCCCTGACTCCTTCCTTGGATTCTCCGTCTCTGAAGCACTAAAACACCTCCCTGCACCCAAGACAGTGGCTCTTAATTTGGAAGATGGAGAGTTATCAAAAGATCTGGAAATTTTTGTTCGAAGGTGCGGAGGAAATGATCTCGATGATTCTCCTTACTTGTTTGTCATGATCAGAGATCGCTCTATGTATAAACAGCTTGAAAACGCTTTAGAGCGATATAAAAATATATCAGAAATCGGTCGATTAGCCGCAACTGTAGCCCATGAAATCCGTAATCCATTAACAGGCATTGAAGGCTTTGCCTCTCTTCTTAGGGAAGAGCTTACGTCCCCCAGACATAAACGTATGGCTCAATCTATTGTCGATGGCACACGATCCTTAAACTCTTTAGTGTCATCTATACTCGAATACACTCGACCCAATCCATTAAATTTAAAAACAACAAATTTATCTGACTTCATATCTTCCCTACACCCTCTACTGTCCTCATCCTTCCCTTCTTACAAACAAGAAATAAAGGTCAGCACCCCTATAACAAAATCTATAGACCCAGACAGAATGAAATCTGTGTTATGGAACCTTGTAAAAAATGCCTGCGAAGCTTCTTACCCCAATGCCCCTGTTGTTTTAAGCTTAGAAGAAAACGGTGATATATCTGTCACCAATCAAGGAGAAAACATACCCCCAGAAGTGCAAAAAAATCTCTTCACTCCTTTCTTCACCACAAAATCTTCGGGAAACGGTCTTGGACTCCCTGAAGCTAAAAAAGTCATCAGCATGCACGGAGGAGAAATTGTTGTTTCTTCGACGAACAACGTAACAGCTTTTGTGATAAAAATACCCTAAGTCTTTGATACATGATCATAGAATCTATTCTCATTGTCGATGATGAACCAATCCTTAGGGATTTCTTGCAGGAGTTGTTGAGTTCCAGAGGATATGTAATTACTACAGCAACAAATACCAAAGAAGCTCGGTCTTTCATTCGTAAAAATACCTTTGATCTTATCATCTCCGATATGAACATGCCTGATGGATCTGGCCTTGATGTTCTTGCTGAAGCTCAAAAGAGCGCGCCAGAAACTCCCGTCCTTGTCATAACAGCTTTTGGAACTATTGAAAATGCCGTAGAAGCTATTCAAAAAGGTGCTTTCAACTACCTAACAAAGCCCTTTTCTTCCGAAGCTTTGATGGCTTATATAGATAAGGCTAAAGAACATAAAGTTATTTTATCACAAAATTCTTTCTTCAAATCACAAGCATCTGAAAATTCCGACTACCCACTAATAGCTGAGAGCGAGGAGATGCAAAATCTTCTTCAACAGGCAAAAAAGGTAGCGCAGACAAAAGCTAATGTTTTTATTCATGGCGAATCCGGTTGTGGGAAAGAAGTTGTATCTCAATTCATTCACAATAATTCCCTCAGAGCCCAGGGGCCTTACATCAAAGTAAATTGCGCAGCAATCCCAGACACTTTGATGGAGTCGGAATTCTTTGGACATGAGAAGGGTGCTTTCACAGGGGCCGCAACAAAAAAATCTGGGCGATTCGAACTTGCTCACCAGGGAACTTTACTCCTTGATGAAATCACAGAAGTCCCTATCAATTTACAACCCAAACTCCTAAGAGCTATCCAAGAGAGAGAATTTGAACACCTCGGAGGAACCAAGACAATTTCCGTGGACGTGAGAATCCTAGCAACTTCAAATAGAGATTTGCAGGAAGCCCTAGAAGATAAATCTTTTAGAAAAGATTTATATTACCGCCTTAATGTCGTTTCTATCCATATTCCTCCTCTCAGGGAACGTCGTAAGGATATCCTTCCCCTTGCCACTTTCTTTCTAAAAAAATTTTGTAAAATGAACGGAAAAAAAATTAAAAACTTATCGCAAGAATCAAAAGAAGCTTTGTTGGATTACCATTGGCCAGGAAATGTCCGCGAACTCTCAAACGTGATAGAACGTGCTATTATTTTAGAAAACTCTGAAACCATAATTCCCGAAAGTTTAGCATTAAACTAGTGGTTTTTAGGAGTTTTTCTTGAGTTTCTCTATTTCTTTGATTACACTTGCTCCCAAGGTTGGTTCTTTGAGCACCGATAGCTCAATTGGATAGAGTACCTGGCTTCGGACCAGGTGGTTAGAGGTTCGAGCCCTCTTCGGTGCGTTTCTTCTGGTCTTAGGGTCAACATGAGTTCTGTTTTACTATCCAAAATTTATTTAACAAGCATAATGAGGGAAACTCTGTTGTTATTGTAAGCCGTATTGATGGAAAGCTCCAGATCTTTATCTTCTTAGTACCCTCCAATTTGACCATGTTCTCAGAACAAAACCCGCTTATCATCCAAACACAGACTTCTGATGCAGAAGGTCAATCCTTAAGACCTGAAGAAGTTGTCAGACAAAAAGTTATTCAGCTGCTCACTACAGAATTGGGCTACCCTAAAAATCTTCTCATCTTGGAAAAAGAGCTACGTACTTTGTCCATCCTTTTCACTAAAAATCAAAACATCAAGCTCCCTCATAGGAGAATGGACATCTTGGTTGTTACTCCTAAATCTTACAATTACCAGGGCGAAAAAAAACTCTGTGTCCCTTTTCAACCTCTATTGTTGATTGAATGCAAGTCAAAGGTGTTAAACAAAAAAACAGTCTTTCAAATTCTGGGGTACAACGCCTTTATTGGTGCTCCTTGTATAGCACTAACATCTTCCAAACAACATTTAACAGGGTTCTTCAACGCAGAAACTCAAACTTTCGAATTTTCTAAAGGACTACCTCATTTTTCAGATTTAATGAATTATTACTTCAGTATAAACCCCAAAAATAACGATGTAGCTTTCTGATTTTCTATGCTCGTAAGAATCCCCGGAATCTCTCTCAAAACGGTCCCTATGGAAAAGCAAGGCTGCATAGCCACCATATTCACCCCCTCAGGACTTATCACTGTGTTTGCCAAAAGCGGACTATCTCCTAATTTTACGGAAAGAGAGACCTTACTTCCCATTACCCAAGCTTACTATACATTTACCTATCACCCACCTAAAATGAGACGCTTTACAGAAGCTGAAATCATTAATCCTTACCTAGAAATTAAAACAAACTACCGAGCGTTACTAGCTGCAGGGAAAATGATCGAAGCTATTCTGACTACCCAGTGGAAAGAAAAACCTTCTAAAGACTTGTATATTCTATTCGCAAATCTTTTGTACCGAATGACAAAAGTTAAATATCCTCAGACTCTAGCATCAGCTTTTTTATTGAAACTCATGAAGTACGAGGGGATCCTAGATGCTTCCCCACACTGTCGTTCTTGTGGGAAACATTTGGCAGATGCAGTACGGCGCTACAAGGGGTACCGGTTTTGCCCGGAACATGGTCCCAGTGGAAGTATCCTCTTTTCTCGAGACGAAGAGCGATTCCTGCTAGCCCTAATTACCAGCAAAAAATTTGCTGACCTTGAAGAGTTAGCAAATTTTGATGTGTGCCTCAAAGACTCTATATCTGAACTTTTTAACACTATCATAGAAGATTAAACTTACAATATCGTGATACTTCCTCCATCACAAGTTTGTATGTCAAAAGTGATCGTCGGAAACGTTCCTGCTAATTCATTATAAAATACTTTATTTCGAAAACCTTTTTTCCTTTGCCGATACTCTTGAGAAATATTCACTTTGCCTCCAAAGGAAGTACGCGTCTGAACTATAACCCCGACAGTTTTAGGTAATCGCAGACAAATGGGCTCCGAACGATTACGGATATTAACTACCGCATCTTTTTTCCATAGCCCCTCAAAACTGAGATTAATCTTGCAGGAAGTACAACGGATGGATAAATAGTCCAAAGCTTCGTAATTTCCAGTAAAATTTCCATTCAGTACTCCGAACGTTCCCTCATAAGAAATCGTTTTCAGAAGAGGAAATTGTCCAGAACAATCTAAAAAAACTCTCTTATTTCTTCTGGCATCAATATCGATGTCCTGTAAATCAGGATATTTTCCTGAAAAATCAAACCTCTCCACATAGAGTTCTTCTTCTCCATAAGAAAAATTTTGTGAGTTTCTAAAGACCCCAACATTGAGATCGCGTCCAGCAACGATATCACCAAAGAGAACTAACGGAGAAAGACTTACACAGAAAATCAGTAAAAAACGTTTGAAACAAGTAACGAAGAACCGGCGCATCTCCAAACAACTCCTGAGACAATCCAAAAGCCTACCATCTCAAGATATCCCGTTATTTGGCAATGACAAAAACACAGCGAAAAGATGCTGCGAGAGAGGGGACTCGAACCCCTAAGGATTGCTCCACTGCCACCTCAAGACAGCGCGTATACCAATTCCGCCACTCCCGCAAAGGAATCCGGGTCTACCGAACTCAGCAAGAAGAAAGCTTACAAAGCTTTACCTGTTTTGAACAAGAAAAAAAACATTTCCGAAGATAAAGAAATCAGGTACATTGGGGGTAAAAAAT
This sequence is a window from Chlamydiifrater volucris. Protein-coding genes within it:
- a CDS encoding SprT-like domain-containing protein, yielding MKSSELFVRKICSLVTEPVRVRTHKGVSTLFSFCFRRRVLSLQEKLLSAPLWMAEIIADFIKGKKLCRKIKQQLEAHVFSNPAPIPLDTSPGRVHNLDELYQRVNEEYFDGNLRFRIGWFGRILGKTRNSITLGTFHCEEKMIRIHRSLDREEVPSFFLEFVIYHEMVHGVVGANKGISGRRNIHSVEFREREKLFKKYQEAVAWEKQHQHILLMS
- a CDS encoding GNAT family N-acetyltransferase; amino-acid sequence: MKEETFRLSIPGLTIRYTVAEDGEYMKKWLNDPKILRGFPLKTENEIRDAVNFWVGFYRYKSSLTALMNGEVAGVATLVLNPYVKVAHHALISIIVGEPYRSKGIGTVLLNNLIHLAKNTFHLEVLYLEVYSENRAISLYERFGFKEVGRQKRFYKDEKGYLAKITMERDL
- the prfB gene encoding peptide chain release factor 2 (programmed frameshift), with protein sequence MDDKLSKQLQVLSQRLDAVGRSLFDPERMAKDIERGELETQESNFWDNPHRAKDVLSGLAEKKRRLSSFQEVQKRFDSVKFFLEDSDSLEDADLVNELLVEVEVCGKLLTELEAKQRLSGEADANNCFLSINAGAGGTEACDWAEMLLRMYDRWATSKGWRTEVLDRLDGEVVGIKNITLKICGPFAYGYAKAERGVHRLVRISPFDSNAKRHTSFASVDVFPEIDEEIEIEINPSDLRIDTYRSSGAGGQHVNVTESAVRITHLPSGIVVSCQNERSQLQNRESCIKMLRAKLYRKVLQERMEKQALDRKDKKEIAWGSQIRNYVFQPYTLVKDVRTGYEVGNVRAMMDGELLDDFINAYLTMFGE
- a CDS encoding SWIB/MDM2 domain-containing protein, which encodes MSQNKNSAFMQPVKVSAELAAIVGNGPMPRTDIIKRLWEYIKKNGRQDPKNKRNILPDEKLAKVFGTSAAIDMFEMTKRLSVHIVK
- the lpxG gene encoding UDP-2,3-diacylglucosamine diphosphatase LpxG; its protein translation is MFLKFFFPTASVCLGAAFWASLVEPNLIQVTSKTWKLPRKYSQLDGLRVVQISDLHCGEEVPRGFLKKVGSIVRGLHPDVVLFSGDFLRRGQIEDRDKLLGFLCSLESKLGAFCVFGNHDYSKYISGTAKGLIDIIAPDKSHAVHRALSSIWGCLRNRQQPLKFSPETAHVPVHKELSSLLKETPFTLLHNESVFLPIGLNIVGLGDYFAQRCLPKEAFANYKEDFPGFILTHNPDSALLLQDYPGEWVFSGHTHGPQIFPPFIMKKFFQRLSGLQNIEYCRGKHILPDSKILYVNRGLGGLKRIRFGSKPEILFLECKQ
- the ispD gene encoding 2-C-methyl-D-erythritol 4-phosphate cytidylyltransferase codes for the protein MQAITTLTKHVSLVLLAGGKGSRFKADIPKQFVPLQGEPLIFHSLKIFLTIPEIAEIIVVCPREYQELFHTFPVLFADPGTERQDSVLSGLQKTTHSLLLIHDGARPLVYPDEVKELILTAQNCGASTLVSPTEYTIKRRCKVNGKVQTLDRSELFVAHTPQCLKKNILSSGIQKAKILNKILTDDVSAAELLGLPVHFVLTERPNIKVTHSKDLKLIESIL
- the truA gene encoding tRNA pseudouridine(38-40) synthase TruA; amino-acid sequence: MTEAKPKICIRLEYDGTPFCGWQKQPRQCSIQESLEKSLLQISREKISVIGSGRTDAGVHARGQVAHFSKGNAPIFNSPSKLLLALNAILPKEISITSIAEAPASFHARYSAQKKEYRYYISFFKKPPPLRYNFVHNLPIQPDIQLMQKAASYFLGKHDFAAFANSGRTYASTVRTIYFLSLNFIDEALLEIRCLGNGFLYKMVRNIVGTLIHIGQKKSPPELVLKLLSTKDRTLTPETAPSKGLTLFQVFYSPDPFQKL
- a CDS encoding HAD family hydrolase; this encodes MKIKVENYQVFLFDFDGLLVNTETHHFSAFQKACSEFDFSFSADFSLYYQLISKGRFFLKKYLVELFPEADSLWDKIYCKKDEIYRELLTLSPPQLMPGAKDLIERISAEGKISVLVTNSSGHFVDKVTKDHPVLRKLSFRVVREDYSNPKPHPDSYILAYSRYVSSNDRVVGFEDSIKGVQALSYIDADIVCVNRNNPVDETILGKKSGNFYYLRSLEEVG
- a CDS encoding two-component system sensor histidine kinase NtrB is translated as MNDNVHSTKICSRSHTPKSSDLVSGRKIRSELDSIISRLKKSSRETEYILSSIPDGIFLISENGAITVCNTEAKTILGFPENYPLLHQSFFDIFPDSFLGFSVSEALKHLPAPKTVALNLEDGELSKDLEIFVRRCGGNDLDDSPYLFVMIRDRSMYKQLENALERYKNISEIGRLAATVAHEIRNPLTGIEGFASLLREELTSPRHKRMAQSIVDGTRSLNSLVSSILEYTRPNPLNLKTTNLSDFISSLHPLLSSSFPSYKQEIKVSTPITKSIDPDRMKSVLWNLVKNACEASYPNAPVVLSLEENGDISVTNQGENIPPEVQKNLFTPFFTTKSSGNGLGLPEAKKVISMHGGEIVVSSTNNVTAFVIKIP
- a CDS encoding sigma-54-dependent transcriptional regulator, whose protein sequence is MIIESILIVDDEPILRDFLQELLSSRGYVITTATNTKEARSFIRKNTFDLIISDMNMPDGSGLDVLAEAQKSAPETPVLVITAFGTIENAVEAIQKGAFNYLTKPFSSEALMAYIDKAKEHKVILSQNSFFKSQASENSDYPLIAESEEMQNLLQQAKKVAQTKANVFIHGESGCGKEVVSQFIHNNSLRAQGPYIKVNCAAIPDTLMESEFFGHEKGAFTGAATKKSGRFELAHQGTLLLDEITEVPINLQPKLLRAIQEREFEHLGGTKTISVDVRILATSNRDLQEALEDKSFRKDLYYRLNVVSIHIPPLRERRKDILPLATFFLKKFCKMNGKKIKNLSQESKEALLDYHWPGNVRELSNVIERAIILENSETIIPESLALN
- a CDS encoding type I restriction enzyme HsdR N-terminal domain-containing protein; translation: MFSEQNPLIIQTQTSDAEGQSLRPEEVVRQKVIQLLTTELGYPKNLLILEKELRTLSILFTKNQNIKLPHRRMDILVVTPKSYNYQGEKKLCVPFQPLLLIECKSKVLNKKTVFQILGYNAFIGAPCIALTSSKQHLTGFFNAETQTFEFSKGLPHFSDLMNYYFSINPKNNDVAF